From the Manis javanica isolate MJ-LG chromosome 13, MJ_LKY, whole genome shotgun sequence genome, one window contains:
- the LOC108391027 gene encoding olfactory receptor 7A10-like, whose translation MEPGNDTQISEFLLLGISEKLELQSLLLGLFLSMYLITVFGNLLIILTVSSDSHLHTPMYFFLSNLSFVDICLTSTTIPKMLLNIQTNSKAITYAGCISQMYFFLFFAGLDDFLLTVMAYDRYVAICHPLHYTVIVNPQLCGLLVLLSWTVSFMNSLLQSLMVLGLPFCGKLEIPHFFCELNQILQLACSGTILNNIVMYIVSCLLGGGPMAGILYSYSKIVSSICGVSSAQGKYKAFSTCASHISVVTLFYCTSLGVYLSSAVTSSSPSSATASVMYTVVTPMLNPFIYSLRNKDIKGALKRFIVKETKGQ comes from the coding sequence ATGGAACCAGGAAATGATACACAgatttcagaatttcttcttctggGTATTTCAGAGAAACTAGAACTGCAGTCCCTCCTACTTGGGCTTTTCCTCTCTATGTACTTGATCACTGTGTTTGGGAACTTGCTCATCATCCTGACTGTCAGCTCAGactcccacctgcacacacccatgtacttcttcctctccaacctGTCCTTCGTTGACATCTGCCTCACCTCCACTACCATCCCCAAgatgctgctgaacatccagACAAATAGCAAAGCCATAACCTATGCAGGCTGCATCAGCCAGATgtactttttcttattctttgcaGGACTGGATGACTTCCTCCTGacagtgatggcctatgaccggtatgtggccatctgccatcccCTGCACTATACAGTCATTGTGAACCCCCAGCTCTGTGGACTTCTTGTTCTGCTGTCCTGGACTGTGAGCTTCATGAATTCCTTGTTACAAAGCTTAATGGTGTTGGGTCTGCCCTTCTGCGGAAAGTTGGAAATCCCCCACTTTTTCTGTGAACTCAATCAGATACTCCAACTGGCCTGTTCAGGCACAATTCTTAATAACATAGTGATGTATATTGTATCATGCTTGCTAGGTGGTGGTCCCATGGCTGGGATCCTTTACTCTTACTCTAAGATAGTTTCTTCCATATGTGGAGTCTCATCAGCTCAGGGAAAGTATAAAGCATTTTCCACCTGTGCTTCTCACATCTCTGTTGTCACCCTATTTTACTGTACTAGCCTAGGTGTGTACCTCAGTTCTGCTGTTACCTCCAGCTCACCCTCAAGTGCTACAGCCTCAGTGATGTACACTGTGGTCACgcccatgctgaaccccttcatctacagcctaAGGAACAAAGACATAAAGGGGGCTCTGAAAAGATTCATTGTGAAGGAAACTAAGGGTCAATAG